In Pseudomonadota bacterium, one genomic interval encodes:
- a CDS encoding VWA domain-containing protein, protein MHQRDLRPWRRVLLAGATVAATFAAGWAQAEDAELYQTAANEFGPDYYANVLFVIDTSGSMNEDVDGRSRLDIVKEVVTRFLNELEYVNVGLMRFDSGYMTGPLLPDDFNEGGGMVLHAIEDISTARDDILAQVAALTATGTTQLSETMYEAASYMMGWDVYFGLDTYAGSFDEEPLPENFSPSDPDSHDGTTYISPARQCQENHIVYLTDGQPQFDSEITDVVPTWPGFEGICTDNPDWNWSFYSVDGDGDCLDDIAAYLYENDIYGTEADGFQNVITHTIGFFQDLPLLEDTAVRGGGRYYLADDADTLLSVLEQIFVEVADGGSALTSPGVSVNAFDRTTHLDQLYYSVFEATGTSRWKGNLKRYRMGENAGGDLVVIDADDMEAVDQNTGFFREESRSWWSQAPDGFSVEAGGVGSLLPAERNVLTEWGGTLLPFTTTNLDLFADYLLANLDMNLLNPEAASDNDRLKELLQWVSGKDVKDDDEDGDTQEPRSQLGDPMHSKPVVVTYARGEDEPQAVVFVGSNEGFLHAFDGQTGAELSAFLPLELVEHVDDWYADYETTTRIYGVDGPIAAWVRDGGDGEINAGDGDSVYLYVGLRRGGDYLYALDYTDPLNPQIMWKRSAADNGFAQLGQTWSPITRTRVKTGTFGSELDQDVLVFGGGYDVRQDNYSAYAPDSVGNAIYMINAFTGELVWSGSAANTADTVTQAYLEDMESAITGAIRVVDLNADGFADRLYAADLGGRVWRLDVHNPREEGDYFHITGGVLASLGGAAGGDSSDNRRFYYAPDVALGEAAGRDFFNITVASGYRAHPKYDGLNDYFFVVRDFYPFDDLGLSENPAAEYVDKYGFTKADFAYIGDLANNPDSLVSGYYMPMVTAAGEKVLSETRIFQNTASFTSYLPDDGTTQACFAALGNGQLYNVDLGTGAVGVEELDKPGIPPEVVYIFTEDEGAGYIPPTCFGDYCGDDPPPEGDGGGEEEEVAEGPGGRDIGCVVGPESCDAAGAELPVKTFWRQEDTDDVGGGN, encoded by the coding sequence GTGCACCAACGTGACCTTCGACCGTGGCGCCGCGTACTGTTGGCTGGCGCCACCGTAGCCGCCACCTTCGCCGCGGGTTGGGCTCAGGCGGAAGACGCCGAGCTGTACCAAACCGCCGCCAACGAATTCGGCCCCGACTACTACGCCAACGTCCTGTTCGTCATCGACACCTCGGGCTCGATGAACGAGGACGTCGACGGCCGCTCGCGCCTGGACATCGTCAAGGAGGTGGTCACCCGCTTTCTGAACGAGTTGGAGTACGTAAACGTCGGTCTCATGCGCTTCGACTCCGGCTACATGACCGGCCCGCTCCTGCCCGATGACTTCAACGAAGGCGGCGGCATGGTGCTGCACGCCATCGAAGACATCTCGACGGCACGCGACGACATCCTCGCCCAGGTGGCGGCCCTCACCGCCACCGGCACCACCCAGCTCTCTGAGACCATGTACGAGGCCGCCTCCTACATGATGGGCTGGGACGTGTACTTCGGCCTGGACACCTACGCGGGCAGCTTCGACGAGGAGCCCCTGCCCGAGAACTTCTCGCCGAGCGACCCCGACTCCCACGACGGCACCACCTATATAAGCCCCGCCCGCCAGTGCCAGGAGAACCACATCGTCTACCTCACGGACGGGCAACCGCAGTTCGACTCCGAGATCACCGACGTGGTCCCCACCTGGCCCGGCTTCGAAGGCATCTGCACGGACAACCCGGACTGGAACTGGAGCTTCTACAGCGTAGACGGCGACGGCGACTGCCTCGACGACATCGCCGCCTACCTCTACGAGAACGACATCTACGGCACGGAAGCGGACGGGTTCCAGAACGTCATCACGCACACGATCGGCTTCTTCCAGGACCTTCCCCTGCTGGAGGACACGGCCGTGCGCGGTGGCGGTCGCTACTACCTGGCCGATGACGCGGACACGCTCCTGAGCGTGCTCGAGCAGATCTTCGTGGAGGTGGCCGACGGCGGCAGCGCCCTCACCTCCCCGGGCGTCTCCGTCAACGCCTTCGATCGCACCACCCACCTCGATCAGCTCTACTACAGCGTGTTCGAGGCCACCGGGACGTCGCGCTGGAAGGGCAACCTGAAGCGCTATCGCATGGGCGAAAACGCCGGCGGTGACCTGGTGGTGATCGATGCGGACGACATGGAAGCGGTGGACCAGAACACGGGCTTCTTCCGCGAGGAGTCGCGCAGCTGGTGGTCGCAGGCGCCGGACGGCTTCTCCGTGGAGGCCGGCGGCGTCGGCTCCCTGCTACCCGCCGAACGCAACGTCCTGACCGAGTGGGGCGGCACCCTCCTGCCCTTCACCACAACCAACCTCGACCTGTTCGCCGACTACCTCCTCGCCAACCTCGACATGAACCTGCTCAACCCCGAGGCCGCTAGCGACAACGATCGCCTCAAGGAACTCCTGCAGTGGGTGTCCGGCAAGGACGTGAAGGACGACGACGAGGACGGCGACACGCAGGAGCCGCGCAGCCAGCTCGGCGACCCCATGCACTCCAAGCCCGTGGTGGTCACCTACGCTCGTGGTGAAGACGAGCCCCAGGCCGTGGTCTTCGTCGGCTCCAACGAGGGCTTCCTCCACGCCTTCGACGGCCAGACGGGCGCCGAGCTCTCCGCCTTCCTACCGCTGGAGCTGGTGGAGCACGTCGACGACTGGTACGCAGACTACGAGACCACCACCCGCATCTACGGCGTGGACGGCCCCATCGCTGCCTGGGTCCGCGACGGCGGCGACGGCGAAATCAACGCCGGCGACGGCGACAGCGTCTATCTCTACGTAGGCCTTCGCCGCGGCGGCGACTACCTCTACGCCCTCGACTACACCGATCCGCTCAACCCGCAGATCATGTGGAAGCGCTCGGCCGCGGACAACGGCTTCGCCCAGCTCGGACAGACCTGGTCACCGATCACCCGCACGCGGGTGAAGACCGGCACCTTCGGCAGCGAGCTGGACCAGGACGTGCTGGTCTTCGGCGGCGGCTACGACGTCCGTCAGGACAACTACTCCGCCTACGCGCCCGACTCGGTGGGCAACGCCATCTACATGATCAACGCCTTCACCGGCGAGCTGGTGTGGTCCGGCAGCGCCGCCAACACGGCGGACACGGTCACCCAGGCCTACCTCGAGGACATGGAGTCGGCGATCACCGGCGCCATCCGCGTGGTCGACCTCAACGCCGACGGCTTCGCCGACCGCCTCTACGCGGCGGACCTCGGCGGTCGCGTGTGGCGCCTCGACGTGCACAACCCGCGCGAAGAGGGCGACTACTTCCACATCACCGGCGGCGTGCTCGCCTCCCTGGGCGGTGCGGCGGGCGGTGACAGCAGCGACAACCGTCGCTTCTACTACGCCCCCGACGTCGCCCTCGGCGAAGCCGCCGGGCGCGACTTCTTCAACATCACCGTCGCCTCGGGCTATCGCGCCCATCCGAAGTACGACGGCCTCAACGATTACTTCTTCGTGGTACGCGACTTCTATCCCTTCGACGACTTGGGTCTGAGCGAGAACCCGGCAGCGGAGTACGTGGACAAGTACGGCTTCACCAAGGCCGACTTCGCCTACATCGGCGACCTCGCCAACAACCCCGATAGCCTCGTCAGCGGCTACTACATGCCGATGGTGACGGCGGCGGGCGAGAAGGTGCTGTCGGAGACGCGCATCTTCCAGAACACGGCCAGCTTCACCAGCTACCTGCCCGACGATGGCACCACCCAGGCCTGCTTCGCTGCCCTCGGCAACGGACAGCTCTACAACGTCGATCTAGGGACGGGTGCCGTAGGCGTCGAAGAGCTCGACAAGCCCGGCATCCCCCCGGAAGTGGTCTACATCTTCACCGAGGATGAGGGCGCGGGTTACATCCCGCCCACCTGCTTCGGCGACTACTGCGGCGACGACCCACCGC
- a CDS encoding PilX N-terminal domain-containing pilus assembly protein, with the protein MQQRQLAIHRQPVVRRALSASRQRGAALVVGLVLLLVMTLLGVTGISSNTLDLVMAGNTQHSQDAFEAAESAIQAEVLRGPLDDIAVPRVTEDYQFTAGVTADTTTTYNSTQLPPPGYSLTEYRSDHYQIDSLGESARGARSNHLQGFYVVVPSGLGDD; encoded by the coding sequence ATGCAACAGCGTCAACTCGCCATTCATCGCCAGCCCGTCGTACGCCGGGCACTGAGCGCCTCACGCCAGCGCGGCGCCGCCCTGGTGGTCGGCCTGGTGCTTTTGTTAGTCATGACCCTGCTCGGCGTGACCGGCATCAGCAGCAACACCCTGGACCTGGTGATGGCCGGCAACACCCAGCATTCCCAGGATGCCTTCGAGGCCGCCGAGTCCGCGATTCAGGCGGAGGTACTTCGCGGCCCGCTGGACGACATCGCCGTGCCCCGCGTGACCGAGGACTACCAGTTCACGGCGGGCGTCACCGCGGACACGACCACCACCTACAACAGCACCCAGCTGCCGCCGCCGGGGTACTCGCTCACCGAGTACCGCTCGGACCATTACCAGATCGACAGCTTGGGCGAGTCGGCCCGCGGGGCGCGCTCCAATCACCTGCAAGGCTTCTACGTCGTGGTGCCCTCAGGCCTCGGCGACGACTAA
- a CDS encoding PilW family protein gives MTRTPKGNVNIAARGVRGLSLIEIMVALFIGTFLLTGALSIYANGYGTIQVTARVARMQESSRYAMELLEPDIRAAGYWGATTDTESIDGRATPADTVDIAIDNDCENNWAVHLERPIEGADGANPYNATCLIGSNRYIAGSDMLIVRHVADTATATADLQAGTLYMRADENRGELFVGTTEPAGYAPTAGNFALIVHAYYVSPTSDFDPALPSLRRLTLESGANPTVADEEVLAGAEDLQVQFGIDTDADGSVNSYVDADPALDYSQVMSVRVWLRMRTDQDEDAFVDNATYTYADVSFSPSNTADPDDDRLRRILTSKTVALRNRVVELNGGAL, from the coding sequence ATGACACGCACACCCAAGGGCAACGTCAACATCGCGGCGCGCGGCGTACGGGGCTTGAGCCTGATCGAGATCATGGTCGCCCTGTTCATCGGCACCTTCCTGCTCACCGGTGCCTTGAGCATCTACGCCAACGGCTACGGCACGATCCAGGTCACGGCCCGGGTGGCGCGTATGCAGGAGAGTTCGCGCTACGCGATGGAACTCCTGGAGCCGGACATTCGCGCCGCAGGCTACTGGGGCGCAACCACGGACACGGAGTCCATCGACGGTCGTGCCACCCCGGCGGACACGGTGGACATCGCCATCGACAACGACTGCGAGAACAACTGGGCGGTCCACCTGGAGCGACCGATCGAAGGGGCGGACGGCGCCAACCCCTACAACGCCACCTGTCTGATCGGCTCCAACCGCTATATCGCGGGCTCAGACATGCTGATCGTGCGCCACGTGGCGGACACGGCCACGGCAACGGCCGACCTGCAGGCGGGCACCCTCTACATGCGCGCGGACGAAAATCGGGGTGAGCTATTCGTGGGCACCACGGAGCCGGCAGGCTACGCGCCCACCGCCGGCAACTTCGCCCTGATCGTGCACGCCTACTACGTCTCGCCCACATCGGACTTCGATCCGGCCCTTCCCTCCCTGCGCCGCCTGACGTTGGAGAGCGGCGCCAACCCGACGGTTGCCGATGAGGAGGTGCTCGCGGGGGCCGAGGATCTGCAGGTGCAGTTCGGCATCGACACGGACGCGGACGGCTCGGTGAACAGCTACGTCGACGCGGACCCCGCCCTCGACTACTCCCAGGTGATGTCCGTGCGCGTTTGGCTGCGCATGCGCACGGACCAGGACGAGGACGCCTTCGTCGACAACGCTACCTACACCTACGCCGATGTCAGCTTCAGCCCGTCCAACACGGCAGACCCTGACGACGATCGCCTGCGCCGCATCCTGACCAGCAAGACCGTGGCCCTGCGCAACCGCGTGGTGGAACTGAACGGCGGCGCGCTCTAG